The Diachasmimorpha longicaudata isolate KC_UGA_2023 chromosome 14, iyDiaLong2, whole genome shotgun sequence genome includes a region encoding these proteins:
- the LOC135169370 gene encoding enhancer of split malpha protein-like, translating to MATTMSHVFEYENELNDNLYNLKLSGDNKRMSNAKRLRKLLKPLLRLMRKKNSIFTKIHQKAEPQQEIFTEEVDNQNNSNEALEQRLLADLASAEEGAAITVCLDGQMTVVPVVPGQCYVPVHFAHTCAGDFYWTTLAITDSDLCYKECAFSQNQLPEMQVA from the coding sequence ATGGCCACCACCATGAGCCACGTGTTCGAGTACGAGAACGAGTTGAACGACAACCTCTACAACCTCAAGTTGTCGGGTGACAACAAGAGGATGAGCAACGCCAAACGTCTCAGGAAGTTGTTGAAGCCACTGCTCCGTCTGATGAGAAAGAAGAACTCAATATTCACGAAAATCCATCAGAAGGCCGAGCCACAGCAGGAGATCTTCACCGAGGAGGTTGACAATCAGAACAACAGCAACGAAGCACTGGAACAACGTCTTCTCGCTGATCTAGCAAGTGCTGAGGAGGGAGCTGCCATCACAGTGTGCCTCGATGGTCAAATGACAGTTGTGCCTGTGGTTCCTGGTCAGTGCTATGTGCCAGTTCACTTTGCCCATACCTGCGCTGGTGATTTCTACTGGACAACACTCGCCATCACGGACAGTGATCTCTGCTACAAGGAGTGTGCATTCTCCCAAAATCAACTACCCGAGATGCAAGTTGCATGA
- the LOC135169369 gene encoding enhancer of split mbeta protein-like: MQMNEQMMVVDGQEQPISRTYQYRKVMKPMLERKRRARINLCLDQLKDLMVTALAGDGENVAKLEKADILELTVRHLHKLQRQQRLSANPVIDSDRFRAGYTHCANEVSRCLAATPGVDIALGTKLMTHLGHKLNLMDKTGPLTIHVAAPQSSPSGSESSMTDDYPMPLTPASSQPSPSAIRSDVDLSMSSQTHHGLLQVAKTTEAVWRPW, encoded by the exons ATGCAGATGAACGAGCAAATGATGGTTGTTGATGGACAGGAGCAACCGATATCGAGAACATATCAATACAGAAAG GTGATGAAACCAATGCTAGAACGCAAACGTAGAGCCCGCATCAACCTCTGTCTAGATCAGTTAAAAGATCTAATGGTAACAGCCCTAGCTGGTGATGGTGAGAACGTAGCAAAATTGGAAAAGGCTGACATCCTGGAATTGACAGTTCGTCATCTTCACAAACTCCAGCGTCAGCAGCGTCTCTCCGCAAATCCAGTTATTGATTCGGATCGTTTTCGCGCTGGTTACACCCACTGTGCTAATGAGGTGAGCCGATGCTTGGCTGCAACACCAGGAGTCGACATTGCATTGGGAACAAAACTCATGACACACTTGGGACACAAGTTAAATTTAATGGACAAGACTGGACCACTGACTATTCACGTAGCAGCACCTCAATCATCACCGTCGGGCAGTGAATCATCGATGACTGATGATTATCCAATGCCCTTGACCCCAGCATCGAGTCAACCATCACCTTCGGCAATCAGAAGTGATGTGGACCTGAGTATGTCGAGTCAAACACATCACGGACTTCTGCAAGTTGCCAAAACGACGGAGGCGGTCTGGAGGCCGTGGTAA